Within the Feifania hominis genome, the region CGCAACCGTCATAACACAAATCCCCTTTCTTTTTTTCAAAGTTCACAGCCGTAAATCTTTCGTCGCGAGGCGCCTCTTCACGAGTGAATCTGTAGCTTAAGAATAGCCAATCGGCAGTGCAAAGTCCAATTCTTCTTAATATCAATTACTATTAGAAAAATGAATAGTAAGGGGGCTTTGTCTTGACAAATGCGAAAAAAACAGGGATATTACAGGTGTGGCGTGCCCCCAACGAGCAACGCCTGGTCAAAGGCTCTGTGCTATTTGTACAAATTTGCCACTCATATTTTGTGATATAGGCCGAAAGGGGACAAAATGGATCTTTACTCCATGCGCTACATCATAGCCGTCGCCGAACACGAGAACTTCTCGCTTGCGGCCCAGGCATGCCATGTCGGGCAGCCGGCGCTGTCGCAGCAGGTTGCAAAGGCCGAGTCCGAGCTTGGCGTGCAGCTCTTTTCCCGCGGGAGCCGCGGGGTCACGCTGACACAGGCGGGGCAGGAGTTTGTCAGGCGGGCCAGAGAAATCATTCAGCAGGCGGATGCTCTTCACGCCGAAATGGCAAAGTTCTCCGGCGTGCAGAAAGGCTCTCTGAATCTCGGCATCATCACCAGTCTGCAGTGCATTGACTTCGGCGGCATGCTGTCGGCTTTCTGCAGCACCTATCCCAACATATCGGTGAACATTGTGCAGGGGGGAACCCATCAGCTGATTGAGCGGTTGGTCGACCGGAGTCTGGACGTTTCCATCATGAACCGGCCCGTCAACCATCTTCCCTCACAGCTCCACTTTCAAAAGCTCGGGGAGGACCGCTATTCTCTGGCCATACCGATTCCCCACCGTCTGGCGGCCCGAACCAGTGTGAGCCTGTCGGAGCTGAGAGAGGAGCACTTTATTTTTCACCAGAGCAACCAGGTCGCCTCTGAGCTGTGCCTGCAGGCCTGCCGGCGCGCCGGATTTGAGCCGAACATTGTCTGCCGTTCCAGCAGCCCCACAACCAGCCTGTACATGGTTCAGGGTGGGCTCGGCGTCGCACTTCTCCCCTCGGAGGAGTTTCGCCACCGCTCCATCACCGGTGTGCGTGAGCTCAAAATCAGAGAGCCCATCGTCAAAGAGGTCGGCATATCCTGGCGGCGTGACGCCGCCTCCCCGTTGATTGACGCCGCTGTCAGCTTTTCACAGCAGTGGACACGATAAAAAAAGAACCGTCTCAAAGACGGTTCTTTTTTTATGGGGTTTTGCCCGATATCCCGCGTGCCTTGCATAGGCCATTGCCGGCACCCGCGGCCGCAGTGGGACAAAATCTGTTCGACGCTCTTTTCACAGAGCACCCTCTCCGCTGCCAGTCAAAACAGCCGCCGACTAACGGCGGCTGTTTTCAGCTGTCTGTCCGGCTGTGCTGCGCCCCCTCGTGCAGTTTCTCTCTCAAAAAAGAGTTTGCCACGGCCAGCTCCTCTTCCCAGTTTTTCGCGCCGACGTACCAGAACTCTCCCACAAAAGCCCGTACACCCAGTTCCAGGGCCTTTCCCGCGCCGCTGACAAAGTCCACATGCCCCGTGCCAAAGGGCACCTCCCGGAAGACTCCCGGGACAGTCTCTTTCAGGTGGAGTGCTGCCAGATGCCCCTTTCCTGCCTCCAAATCAGTCGGGACCTCCTCTCCGACCGCATTGGTCAGGTTGCCCAGATCCGGATAGATCTGGAGCCAGGGGCTTCCCACCGCGTTCACATAGGCCATGGCCTTGGCCACGGTATTCATAAAGGGGGTCTCCATGGTCTCAAAGCCCAGCATCACGCCGTACTTCCCAGCCATCAGAACCGCCTTTTTCAAATTCTCCAGGAAGTAATCCCTGGTCTCATCGCAGCCCTCTTCATAGTAGACGTCATAGCCCGCCAGCTGAATCAGCCGGATCCCCAGTTGGGAGGCCAGGACGATGGCTTTCTCCATAATCTCCATGCTCCGCTGGCGCACCTTGAAGTCGGGATGGCCCAGAGGATACTTGCGATGCCCCGAAAGGCAGATCGAGTGAATGGGCGTTCCCGTCTGCCACATGTCCGCGCGCAGGTTGTAAAGCTGCTCCGCCGTCCAGTCGAGGCGGGCAAGTTTGGCATCGCTTTCGTCAATGGAGAGTTCCATATAGTCAAAGCCCGCCTGTCTGGTGTGCTCGAGCTTCTCCCGGATCGTCAAGGTGTCCGGCATGCTCTTCTCATAGAGCCCCAGCCGATACTCCGCCACATTATTCCCCCTTTCGTGCCTTTTGCCCATAGTAGGCATTGGGGCCGTGCTTGCGCAGAAAGTGCTTGTCCAGATAGCGCTGCGGTGCCGGCCGGGCCTCGCCGCAAACCTGGCGGGTCAAAAGCGCCGTCTTGGCCACTTCCTCGAGAACCACGGCGTGATAGACCGCCTGCGCCGCGTCTCTGCCCCAGGTGAAAGGGCCATGGCTGGCGCATACAACACCGGGGACATGTGTCGGATCCAATCCCCGGCTCAGAAACGTCTCGACTATGGAGCGGCCAGTGTTCTTCTCATATGCCTCGCCGATCTCAGCCTGTGTCAGATGGGGTGCGCAGGGCACCGGCCCATAAAAGTAATCGGCCTGTGTGGTTCCGCAGCAGGGAATATCCTCCCCCGCCTGAGCCCATGCCACCGCATGGGAGCTATGGGTATGTACAATGCCCCCGATGGAGGGGAAGGCATTGTAGAGCTCAAGGTGGGTCTCGGTGTCCGACGAGGGATTCAGAGCCCCCGCCATCACATGTCCCGCCAGATCCAACACCACAATATCCTCCGGGCGCAGATCGCTGTACTCCACGCCGGACGGCTTGATGGCAAAAACTCCTGCGGCACGGTCAACCTCGGATACATTTCCCCAGGTAAACGTGACCAGCTTGTATCCGGGCAGAAGAAGATTCGCTCTCCACACCCGCTCTCTGAGCGATTCGTATTCCATGCTCATTCCTCCACAAAATAGACGGCTGCCTCACCGACTTCCCGGTCGGCGACATACAGGGCGTCTGCGTCAGAGCCATTGTAAATACAGGCGTTGCTGGGGCCCACGCCCTCGTCGACAGTATCAACGACAAACTCCTGTCTGTGCTCGTCCCACCAGACCACGAAGAGCTGTTGTTTTCCCCGGCGGAATCCGCCTACAAAGCAGGGTCTTCCCGCCAGCCGGCCGGCCTTGACCACGTGGTAGAACTCGGTGACCTCGGGATGCTCAAAGACCTGTTGGTATCTCCCGTCAATCTTCTTATAAATGCGGAAATAGCTGCCGTGGAACTGCTCAATGGTTGCGATCTCCTCCTGGCCGTCTGCGTCGATGTCAATGATGTCGGCATCGCTGGTGGCCTGGGTCATGATCTGTCTGATTTCCCAGTCTTCACTCCCCGCGCGGGGCGGGAAGAACTCGAACACTCCCTGTGCACAGGTGACCAGCCCCACATCATGGCCATCCCGGGAAATGCGGGCGTAGCCGTGATTTTGAAAGCAGTCGCCTTTGAGCTCAGTGAGGTCGAGCTCCCCGTCCCAGTCGTCGGGGAAGGGGGCAACATAGATACTTCCCGGCCAGGTCCAGTCCTCTCTGGTCTGTTTGTGGGCGGCCAGCGTACAGGCAATCAGCCAGGTTCTGCCGTCACGCTGAAGCAGATCAAACCGGTGAAGATAGGGTTTGGTGCAAATCTCTCTCGAGATGTAACCCCCTCTGCCGTCGGGCTTGACCCATGCGATGCAGGCCTCCTCCCACTCGTAGAGACGATAGAACTTCTGACCGGCGAGAAACTCACCCGGCCGGCCGGGGATGGGCACGAGGCCCATGGTGCCGCCGGGCTCCTCCCACACTGTGAGGTGTCTGCTCTGCGTGGCACAGTCCACGGCAATGCACGGGTTTTTATTCTCAGCGGCAAAAAACGCGTAGGGTTCTCCTGCCACATCCATCACATTTACGGCGTAGCAGTGGTCGAGCTTCTGTATTGTTTTTTTACGATACTTCATGCCGTCTTTCGCCTCTCTCACAAGCAGGATCGGTAGGGAATGTTCTGCGGCGCTTCAAAGCAGTCCTCGAAGCCCCGAGGATGATGATAGTAGAGTTTGTCCCTGTCCTGGGGATAGACATACTTTCCGCCCACCTGCCAGAAGAAAGGATGAAAGCCGTACTCATTGCGATCTTTCTTAAAGTCATAGAGAAGCCTGATCTCTTCACAGTCGGCCTGGAAGTTGGTCCACACATCCCAATGGATGGGGATGACCACCTTGCAGCGCAGGTTCTCCGCCATGCGAAGAATGTCCACCGAGGACATCTTGTCCTGCATTCCAATGGGGTTTTCTCCAAATGAGCCGAACGCCACATCGATGTCGTAGTCCTTGCCGTGTTTGGCAAAGTAGATCGAGAAGTGGCTGTCGCCTGAGTGATAGATGTTCCCGCCGGGGGTCTTAATGAGGTAGTTGACCGCCTTGTCGTCCATGTCCGTGGGACATTTTCCGCTGAGCTCCTCCCGGTCGGGACCGGTGGAGTCGGTGGTGACAATGCAGGTGCGGTCGAAGCTGTCCAGGCAGACAATCTCGAGGTCTTTGATCTTGACGATGTCCCCCGGCCTGACCGTGACGCACCGCTCCGGCGGGACTCCCCATTTCACCCAGGTCTCCACCGATTTACTGGGGCCGATGAAAGGCACAGGAATGGTCTTTCCCGTATGATCCGTGGTCGTCATACCGCTCTGAATCACATGTGCCGCCCATTCAGCGGACATGTGATCCTGGTGGTAGTGGGTCGCCAGCACGGCATCGACGTGTTTGAACGCAAACGGGTCGATGACAAAGGGCACATTGCGCAGGTTTGGTTGCATGGCTCTGGCCCCGCACATATTGGCCATCTGGTGTCCCACGGCCATCTTTCCATCGCCATGTGTTCGCTTGCCGTTTCCGCACCACAAATCGATGGTGATGTTGGTGTTCTCCGGTGTTTTGAACCAGATACCGGTACAGCCCAGCCACCACATGGCGATATTCCCCGGCGGGACAACCTCGTTTTCAATATCCTCAACCAGCCAGGTCCCCCACTCCGGGAAAGTGGACATGATCCAGGACTCTCTGGTGAGCTCACTCACTTTACTCATATTGATCTCTCCTTTTGTTGCGGCGTCGCAGATCTGTGGCCTCAGTACCGTATCTCCTGCACATCGAAGTCAAAAAGGGCGGTGTCCTGCCCAAACAGCTCCCGTGTCGTGATGTTGAAAAAGACAAACTTCCCGTCCCACAGAGAAACACTCTGCCGAAAACGCTCGGGGGTATAGGTCATCGCGATGATATCCTTTGGCGGCCAGTTGACACAGGCTTTCAGTCTTGTCTGCGAGTCCATCTTTCGAGGTGAAAAGTAGATGAAACACTGGCCGGCGCGTCTGTTTTTTCCCAGCCGTTTTGTGACCTTTGGATACAGCACTCCCACCTCACGGATTTCCGACCAGTGATAGGCGGCACTTTGAAAGCCGAGAATGTGCTTTGAAATACCTTTTCTGCTCAAATGGACAGTGTGCAGGGAACTGACATGAAAGGCTGCGTAAAGGACAATCAACCCCAAAAAGAGCGCCGCCGCGGGGAAATTGCCCAGCGCCAGATAGACCGCCTCGAGCAGCAGCAGAATCAGAACACTGCCCGCAAAGACGCCCAGTCCCACAGGATTCGCCGCATATTTTTTCATCCCGCCGCCTCCTGATAAGAAGTCTCCCTGTCTATTTGAGGTAGTCTTCCAGGTAATCTGCATTGACGATGATGGAGACATACTCCGGGTCTCCGTAACCGCGCCCCACGTGGAAGTTGCGGATGTTTTCGGGCATGCCCTCCCGCTTGTAGGGCGGTGCTTTTTCAATGTCGAAAGACCGGATCAGCTTCACCATCCGGCTGACAAACTCCCGCGCAAACGGCTCGCCGTGATGCCCGCCCAGAAACAGGTCAAAGGGGTAGGTCAGCAGATTTTCAAGGCCCTGAGCGCAGACTCTCAGCGGGACAGGGGGCATCTCACACTGATACATCACATGGCGGTTCAAAGCGTCTCCGGTCAGCATGATTTCAGCCCTGTCATCGTAGAAGCAGCAGCTTCCCCACGTGTGGCCGGGCGTGGCAATGGCCCTGACCGATCTGCCGCCCAGATCGAAGATCTGGCCGTCCTCCAGAGGCAAAACTCTAGTCTTCCCGGCGATAAGGCCCGCCTTTTCATCGTATTCTGAGCCGAATGTGCTCTTTACCAGATGGTTGTCCTGCGGCATGACCCAGATGGAGTCAAACCACTTTGAGCCGCCGACATGGTCCAGATGACCGTGGGTGGCCGCACAGATGAGTTCCTTTCCCGCCATTAGCGGCACCAGTTCCGGCGGGAAATCGTCAAAGTCGTCGTCTCCAATGCCATTGTCCACCAGCAGGCACTTCTCCTGCCCCACAATCAGAGTGCAGCAGACATGACCAGGGCCGGGAACCAGCCCGCTGCACTGGATCTGGTAGAGTCCGTCCTTGGCAAAGGTGACAAACAGCACCTGTTCACAATCTTTGTTCATAAGTTATCCCTCTCAACTTTCGTATGGTCCTCTGGCATACCGCCGCGCCATTCCGACGCAACTGCCTGTCGGAATGGCGCAGCGATGTTTCGTTTGAGCAGTGATTCCCCTCTCAGGCAATCACGAGTGTGGAGGAAATCACTCGGTGAAATAGGCTCCGATCAGATTCCACTGCTCGCCCCAGCGGGTCACGCCCTCCAGATTTTTGGCCATCAGGTTGCCATAGACATCCTGGCGGATGGGGTAGCTGATGCAGTACTCGTTGACATAGGCATCCATAAACTCTTGGGTCAGCTCATTGCGCTTGGCATCGTCAAACTCAGCCAGAATTGCGTTTTGCATGGCGTAGAAGTCGCTGAAGTCCTCCACAGCGGTGTTGCCGTGGTGGAAGAAAGGCCACTGGCTGCCAATCCAGTAGGCAACAGAGCCAATCATGCCGGACTTGCCGAACTCCAGATCCCAGTCGGTGGTATTGAGCACATCGTTGAGGTACGCGGCATTGTCACCGGTGCGGATCTCCACGTTGTAACCCATTTCCACCATGACATTCTTGAACATCTCAACAGCAGTGGTGCGGTAGGCGTCGTTGTCCACGAGTACGGTAAACGTGGTGCCCTCTTCAATCCCCTCGGCCTCGAGCATCTGCTTGGCCTTGGCCAGATCCTGGGGATAGGGCTCCTCATAGGTCTGAATGAACTCCTGGGTTCGGGACACGGGGGTATCGGCGAAGAGACCACTGGACTCAAAAGCTCCCTCCCACATGGCCTTGCGGTCAATGGCATAGCACAGAGCCTTGCGGACATTGACGTTGGAACACAGGGAGTTGCCGTCCAGATTGAATACGATCAGCTGCTGATAGAGTCCCGCCGCCGAGTTGTACTTGATGTTGTCGTACATTCCATTCTCCACATCCGCGATGTCGCTCTCAGCAGGATACATGATCACATCCACGCCGCCGGTCTGAAGCTCCATCATGGCCACGGTAGATTCGTCGATGCGACGCACGATCACTGTTTTGATGGTGGAGTCGTTTCCGGCGAAGTAGTCGTCAAACTTCTCAAAGGTCACATGGTCGCCAACGGCAAATTCCTTAAGTTTGTAAGGGCCGTAGCTGACAAAGTTCTTGGCGTCTGCGCCGTAGACTGTCAGATCGGAGGCATTCGAAGCCTCAAAGGACTCCTTGTCGAAGATACGGAACTGTGCCGCCAGATTCCAGTTGTCTACACTGACGGTATTGAATGTCAGTTTCACGGTTTTCTCGTCCACTTTTTCCACGCCGGAACCATCCTCAGGCATATTGGGGGAGGCGTTCAAGGTGTTTCCCGTGGTGCACTCATAGGCGATGGAAAAAACAGCGTCATCCGCAGTAAGGGGTGTTCCGTTGTGCATGGTAATCCCATCTTTGAGTGTGACGATGAGGCTCTTCTGATCCTCACTCCACTCGGCAGACTCCGCGGCACTGTATTCATCGATGACATACTCGTAGCCGCCCTCAGCAGTTTCGTTGAGAGTGAAGAGCGTCGGCCAGCAGAGGCTGGCAGTGGTGCGGCTGTTCTGTCCGCCTTTCAGCGAGGGGATATCGCCCGCCACAGCGATGGTCAACGTATCCTTGGAGGATTTTTTCACCTCTCCAGTCTGCGGGCCGTCGGGATTCTGGGGATCGACACTCTCCTTGGGGCCGCAGGCCGCCAGTGACAGGCACAGGACGGCAGCCAGAAAGATCGCGATGATTCTCTTTTTCATGGTAATTCCACCTTTCCTTGGTCTTTGTTTATTTTTCCGGTTTCCGCGGATGGGGTACAGAGTCATACGCCTACAGTCCGTTCAGCTCTCGAACACGGTGGCAGGATACAAAGTGATTGGGTCTGACCTCCTCGTGGGCTGGCGTAGTCCGGAAGCAGACGTCGGCGGCATAGGGACACCTGGGAGCAAACCGGCAGCCGGGCTTGGGATTGATGGGAGAAGTGATCTCCCCTTTGAGCTCGATGTGCTTCTTTTCGTGGTCGATGTCGGGCAGAGGCACAGCTGACAACAGCGCTTTCGTGTAGGGGTGAAGCCGGTACTCAAACAGCTCGTTTGACGCGGCTTTCTCAACCGTCTGTCCCAAATACATGACCATGATGTCATCCGATATGTACTTCACCACGGACAGGTCGTGCGTCACAAAGATGTAGGTCAACTGCCGCTCATCCTGAATGTCGCGCATCAGATTCAGAATCTGCGCCTGAATGGACACATCCAGAGCGGACACCGGTTCGTCGCAGACGATGAAGCTGGGATTGATGATAAGCGCCCGAGCGATGCCGATTCTCTGCCGCCGTCCGCCGTCGAGTTCATGAGGGTAGGTGTTCACATATCGCTCGGCAAGCCCCACGATCTTCATGGTTTCATAGACGCGCTGCTTGATCTCCTCTTCCCCTGCATCGGTCATGATGCGCAGAGGCTCGGCGATGGATTGGTAGAGGCTCATGCGGGGATTCAAAGAGGAGAAAGGATCCTGAAAGATGATCTGCATCTTCCGGCGCAGCTGGGAGAGCTCCTTGCGGTTCACATGCGTGATGTCCTGTCCCTCAAAGAAGATCTGTCCTGCGGTGCTCTCCTGCAGGTGGAGGATCGTCCGCCCCAGAGTGGACTTGCCGCAGCCGGATTCTCCCACTACGCCCAGAGTCTTGCCTTTCTCGATGGTAAAGGTGACATCATCCACCGCGTGAACAACGCCTGCCGCGACGGGGAAATATTTTTTCAGGTGTCTGACGTCAAGAATGGGTTCTCTCTCAGACATGATCGGCTTCCCCCTTTCTAAAGCAGGAGTGGTGATGACAACGAACCAGATGGCCGGGAGATATCTCCCTGAGTTCCGGCAGAGCGCTTTCACACTCCTGCGTAGCGTAGGGGCAACGCTCACAGAACTTGCACCCCTCCGGCAGATTTGCAGGGTCCGGCATCAGCCCCTTAATGGGCTGCAGCCTCTTACTGTCCCCTGCAGCGTTCGGCAGAGAGTCAAAAAGACCCTTGGTATACGGGTGGGCGGTGTGGTGAAAAATGGCCTCCAGGTCGCCCAGCTCCACTACTTCGCCGGCGTAGATCACCGCTACCCGGTCGCACATCTCTGCGATAATGCCCAGATCGTGGGTGATCATCAGCACCGATGTTCCAAATTTCTTTTTCAGGTCGTTCATCATATCCAGCACCTGGGCCTGAATGGTCACATCCAGGGCGGTGGTGGGTTCATCGGCCAGCAGCAGCTCCGGAGAGCATGCAAGGGCGATGGCGATCACGATACGCTGTATCATACCGCCGGAAAACTGGTGGGGGTACTCGTCGTACCGCTCGCGGGGAATGCCCACTGTTTCCATCATATCTCCCGCCAGCTTCCTTGCCTCCATCCGGCTGCACTGCCTGTGAAGCCGGATGACCTCGGTGATCTGCTCACCCACGGTATCGACCGGGTTGAGAGCGGTCATGGGGTCCTGGAAAATCATGCTGATCTCAAAGCCCCGTATCTGCCGCATCTCTCTCTTTTTCAGTCTGTAGATGTCCATGCCCTTGTATTCGATCGTCCCGCCTACCAGCTTGCCCGGCGGACTGTCCAGCAGCCGCAGGATGCTCAGGGCAATGGTGGTCTTGCCCGCTCCGGTCTCTCCCACCAGTCCCAGAGTCTCTCCCTTGTTGATGGTGAGCGACACATGGTTGACCGCCTTGCTGGTACTCTCTCTGGAGATGTAGTAAACAGAAAGATCGTCGATCTTCAGAAGCTCCTCGCCCAGCTCGACATCCTTTTTGCCCGGAATGACGCCGTGCTTCACATCAGCCATTGTTCTTCCCTCCTTAACGCTTCAGTCTGGGATCCAGCGCATCCCTCAGCGCGTCGCCGACCAGATTGAAACTCAGTACGGTGAGCGCAATGCAGATGCCGGGGAATGTGACCAGATATGCCTGCTTGAGAATGTAATTTCGGCCGGCAGAGATCATGCTGCCCCATTCGGGGGTAGGCGGCGTCACGCCCAGGCCGATAAAAGCCAGCGAGGAGGATGTCAGGATACCCACAGCCATGTGCATGGTGATCTCCACAATCAGCTGAGACGACACATTGGGGAGAATGTACTTCCAGATAATCCGAAGATCGTTGGCGTCAGTCGCGCGGGCAGCCTCGATGTACTGCTGCTCCTTGACCGACAGCACCGGCCCGCGCATCATCCGGGCAAAGGGCGGGACAAAGGAAATGCTGATGGCTAGAATCGCGTTTTGAAGACCTCCGCCCAGCGCCGAGGAAATGGCAATGGCCAGCAGCACACTGGGTATGGAACTCAGAATATCCATACATCTCATGATGACGGCGTCCACCCGGCCACCGTAAAAGCCGGCCAGCGCGCCGAGCAGCGTGCCGAACACAGTGGCGAATGCAGTTGCCGCTGCGCCGATCAGCAGACTGGTCCGCCCGCCGTAGAGCAGCCGACAAAGAACATCCCGCCCCAGATTATCCGTTCCGCAGGGATGGGCCGCGCTGGGGAAGAGAA harbors:
- a CDS encoding LysR family transcriptional regulator, encoding MDLYSMRYIIAVAEHENFSLAAQACHVGQPALSQQVAKAESELGVQLFSRGSRGVTLTQAGQEFVRRAREIIQQADALHAEMAKFSGVQKGSLNLGIITSLQCIDFGGMLSAFCSTYPNISVNIVQGGTHQLIERLVDRSLDVSIMNRPVNHLPSQLHFQKLGEDRYSLAIPIPHRLAARTSVSLSELREEHFIFHQSNQVASELCLQACRRAGFEPNIVCRSSSPTTSLYMVQGGLGVALLPSEEFRHRSITGVRELKIREPIVKEVGISWRRDAASPLIDAAVSFSQQWTR
- a CDS encoding L-ribulose-5-phosphate 3-epimerase, coding for MAEYRLGLYEKSMPDTLTIREKLEHTRQAGFDYMELSIDESDAKLARLDWTAEQLYNLRADMWQTGTPIHSICLSGHRKYPLGHPDFKVRQRSMEIMEKAIVLASQLGIRLIQLAGYDVYYEEGCDETRDYFLENLKKAVLMAGKYGVMLGFETMETPFMNTVAKAMAYVNAVGSPWLQIYPDLGNLTNAVGEEVPTDLEAGKGHLAALHLKETVPGVFREVPFGTGHVDFVSGAGKALELGVRAFVGEFWYVGAKNWEEELAVANSFLREKLHEGAQHSRTDS
- a CDS encoding L-ribulose-5-phosphate 4-epimerase, with product MEYESLRERVWRANLLLPGYKLVTFTWGNVSEVDRAAGVFAIKPSGVEYSDLRPEDIVVLDLAGHVMAGALNPSSDTETHLELYNAFPSIGGIVHTHSSHAVAWAQAGEDIPCCGTTQADYFYGPVPCAPHLTQAEIGEAYEKNTGRSIVETFLSRGLDPTHVPGVVCASHGPFTWGRDAAQAVYHAVVLEEVAKTALLTRQVCGEARPAPQRYLDKHFLRKHGPNAYYGQKARKGE
- the ulaG gene encoding L-ascorbate 6-phosphate lactonase, producing MSKVSELTRESWIMSTFPEWGTWLVEDIENEVVPPGNIAMWWLGCTGIWFKTPENTNITIDLWCGNGKRTHGDGKMAVGHQMANMCGARAMQPNLRNVPFVIDPFAFKHVDAVLATHYHQDHMSAEWAAHVIQSGMTTTDHTGKTIPVPFIGPSKSVETWVKWGVPPERCVTVRPGDIVKIKDLEIVCLDSFDRTCIVTTDSTGPDREELSGKCPTDMDDKAVNYLIKTPGGNIYHSGDSHFSIYFAKHGKDYDIDVAFGSFGENPIGMQDKMSSVDILRMAENLRCKVVIPIHWDVWTNFQADCEEIRLLYDFKKDRNEYGFHPFFWQVGGKYVYPQDRDKLYYHHPRGFEDCFEAPQNIPYRSCL
- a CDS encoding MBL fold metallo-hydrolase, producing the protein MNKDCEQVLFVTFAKDGLYQIQCSGLVPGPGHVCCTLIVGQEKCLLVDNGIGDDDFDDFPPELVPLMAGKELICAATHGHLDHVGGSKWFDSIWVMPQDNHLVKSTFGSEYDEKAGLIAGKTRVLPLEDGQIFDLGGRSVRAIATPGHTWGSCCFYDDRAEIMLTGDALNRHVMYQCEMPPVPLRVCAQGLENLLTYPFDLFLGGHHGEPFAREFVSRMVKLIRSFDIEKAPPYKREGMPENIRNFHVGRGYGDPEYVSIIVNADYLEDYLK
- a CDS encoding ABC transporter substrate-binding protein, with the protein product MKKRIIAIFLAAVLCLSLAACGPKESVDPQNPDGPQTGEVKKSSKDTLTIAVAGDIPSLKGGQNSRTTASLCWPTLFTLNETAEGGYEYVIDEYSAAESAEWSEDQKSLIVTLKDGITMHNGTPLTADDAVFSIAYECTTGNTLNASPNMPEDGSGVEKVDEKTVKLTFNTVSVDNWNLAAQFRIFDKESFEASNASDLTVYGADAKNFVSYGPYKLKEFAVGDHVTFEKFDDYFAGNDSTIKTVIVRRIDESTVAMMELQTGGVDVIMYPAESDIADVENGMYDNIKYNSAAGLYQQLIVFNLDGNSLCSNVNVRKALCYAIDRKAMWEGAFESSGLFADTPVSRTQEFIQTYEEPYPQDLAKAKQMLEAEGIEEGTTFTVLVDNDAYRTTAVEMFKNVMVEMGYNVEIRTGDNAAYLNDVLNTTDWDLEFGKSGMIGSVAYWIGSQWPFFHHGNTAVEDFSDFYAMQNAILAEFDDAKRNELTQEFMDAYVNEYCISYPIRQDVYGNLMAKNLEGVTRWGEQWNLIGAYFTE
- a CDS encoding ABC transporter ATP-binding protein encodes the protein MSEREPILDVRHLKKYFPVAAGVVHAVDDVTFTIEKGKTLGVVGESGCGKSTLGRTILHLQESTAGQIFFEGQDITHVNRKELSQLRRKMQIIFQDPFSSLNPRMSLYQSIAEPLRIMTDAGEEEIKQRVYETMKIVGLAERYVNTYPHELDGGRRQRIGIARALIINPSFIVCDEPVSALDVSIQAQILNLMRDIQDERQLTYIFVTHDLSVVKYISDDIMVMYLGQTVEKAASNELFEYRLHPYTKALLSAVPLPDIDHEKKHIELKGEITSPINPKPGCRFAPRCPYAADVCFRTTPAHEEVRPNHFVSCHRVRELNGL
- a CDS encoding ABC transporter ATP-binding protein yields the protein MADVKHGVIPGKKDVELGEELLKIDDLSVYYISRESTSKAVNHVSLTINKGETLGLVGETGAGKTTIALSILRLLDSPPGKLVGGTIEYKGMDIYRLKKREMRQIRGFEISMIFQDPMTALNPVDTVGEQITEVIRLHRQCSRMEARKLAGDMMETVGIPRERYDEYPHQFSGGMIQRIVIAIALACSPELLLADEPTTALDVTIQAQVLDMMNDLKKKFGTSVLMITHDLGIIAEMCDRVAVIYAGEVVELGDLEAIFHHTAHPYTKGLFDSLPNAAGDSKRLQPIKGLMPDPANLPEGCKFCERCPYATQECESALPELREISPGHLVRCHHHSCFRKGEADHV
- a CDS encoding ABC transporter permease, with the translated sequence MSKTTRTIRQRSLWSEAMGRFIRNPLGVLGLSIIVIMVVACLLAPVLYPGGYDVQDTSQMFLFPSAAHPCGTDNLGRDVLCRLLYGGRTSLLIGAAATAFATVFGTLLGALAGFYGGRVDAVIMRCMDILSSIPSVLLAIAISSALGGGLQNAILAISISFVPPFARMMRGPVLSVKEQQYIEAARATDANDLRIIWKYILPNVSSQLIVEITMHMAVGILTSSSLAFIGLGVTPPTPEWGSMISAGRNYILKQAYLVTFPGICIALTVLSFNLVGDALRDALDPRLKR